One window of the Colletotrichum lupini chromosome 9, complete sequence genome contains the following:
- a CDS encoding cytochrome P450, with product MKLLELGFVNTLGLLVGVYVAYQLAQVFYCLFLHPLRKFPGPIWMRTSRIPFCYKLLTGTLPFDMLDLHRRYGPVVRIAPDELAFHDSRAWKDIMGHKTQGGAEMEKSLKFYRSVPGAPSDIVSSDREEHTVLRRSLAHGFSERSMRDQQPMIKGYVDLLIQRLHQHGNDGAKPLDLAAWYNYTTFDVIGDLAFGESFGCLDGSDYHPWVAAIFQMARLGTVLQTGKHYPFVMKLMMAMVPEKAKRERAHHEEFTEAKLRRRMDLGSRPDLIEGLLKKKEDWNMTFEKLKANSSILIIGGSETTATLLSGVTYYLLTNPDAHKRLTDEIRSTFKEESEIDFTSVSNLPYLLACLEEALRLYPPVPIGLPRIVPKGGATIADHYVPEDTTVSVYQWAMYHSEKNFRDPFGFHPERWMQDPVFASDDKEAFQPFHVGPRNCIGRNLAYVEMRLILARMLWNFDFKIADDSRDWAGRQKIYLLWEKGPLNAYLKPVRR from the exons ATGAAGTTATTAGAACTTGGCTTCGTCAACACTCTAGGCCTGTTAGTAGGCGTT TACGTCGCCTACCAGCTCGCTCAAGTATTCTACTGCCTCTTTCTCCACCCGCTCCGAAAGTTTCCCGGCCCGATATGGATGCGCACATCCCGCATCCCGTTCTGCTACAAGCTGCTCACCGGCACGCTCCCCTTTGACATGCTCGACCTGCACAGGCGGTACGGTCCGGTCGTCCGCATCGCCCCCGATGAGCTCGCCTTCCACGACTCGCGCGCCTGGAAGGACATTATGGGCCACAAGACCCAGGGCGGCGCCGAGATGGAGAAATCGCTCAAGTTCTACCGCTCCGTTCCCGGTGCACCCTCCGATATCGTCAGCTCTGATCGCGAGGAGCACACCGTTCTGCGCAGATCCCTGGCGCACGGCTTCAGCGAGAGGAGCATGCGTGACCAGCAGCCGATGATCAAGGGATATGTCGACCTGCTCATCCAGAGACTTCACCAGCACGGAAATGACGGTGCGAAGCCCCTCGACTTGGCAGCCTGGTATAACTACACCACTTTCGACGTTATCGGTGACCTTGCCTTTGGTGAATCATTTGGTTGTCTCGACGGCTCAGACTACCACCCTTGGGTTGCGGCAATCTTCCAGATGGCGCGATTGGGCACTGTCTTGCAGACCGGAAAACACTACCCTTTTGTTATGAAGCTCATGATGGCCATGGTTCCTGAGAAGGCCAAGCGCGAAAGAGCGCATCACGAAGAGTTTACCGAGGCAAAGCTCAGACGTCGCATGGATTTGGGATCGCGTCCTGATCTCATCGAGGGTCTcttgaagaagaaggaagaCTGG AACATGACTTTTGAGAAGCTCAAGGCCAACAGCAGCATTCTCATTATTGGTGGATCCGAGACCACAGCGACACTGCTTTCCGGCGTAACATACTACCTGCTGACGAACCCCGACGCGCACAAGAGGTTGACCGACGAGATCCGTTCCACATTCAAGGAAGAGAGCGAAATCGACTTTACTTCCGTCAGCAACCTGCCCTACCTTCTCGCATGCCTCGAAGAAGCGCTCCGCCTGTACCCCCCAGTGCCCATCGGACTGCCTCGCATTGTCCCTAAGGGAGGCGCGACTATCGCGGATCACTATGTTCCCGAAGAC ACAACTGTTTCTGTCTACCAGTGGGCTATGTACCACTCTGAGAAAAACTTCCGCGATCCCTTTGGCTTCCACCCCGAGAGATGGATGCAAGATCCTGTCTTCGCCAGCGATGACAAGGAAGCTTTCCAGCCTTTCCACGTCGGACCCCGCAACTGCATTGGAAGAAA CTTGGCCTATGTCGAAATGCGCCTCATTCTCGCACGCATGTTGTGGAACTTCGACTTCAAGATTGCCGATGACAGCCGCGACTGGGCTGGCAGACAGAAGATCTACCTGCTTTGGGAGAAGGGCCCTTTGAACGCTTACCTGAAGCCGGTCAGGCGCTGA
- a CDS encoding glycosyl hydrolase has translation MGVLYKYAVGLSGAMAGLSGLAQANDFTPYVDPFLGTEGPEPGSSYQGGNMFPGVTLPFGAVKIGIDTTRWDTRYQANAGYTVEGNVTAISMLHVSGTGGAPTYGLIPQMPLTTLEGVNLLDNLTYMQPRAEHDVAEVGYYKTSLASGVIAEMSASMHVGIIKYEFPRDGGRHILVDLSHYLPTRGKESQWYSNGLLERSDDGSSYTGYGVYREGWSLGGDFKVYFCGQFDSVPEDVGLFSGIYTDPYWPNTTDVKPFYNNDTSIKGGVDGYQYADRVGGIFTFPSSVATLTSKVGVSWISSEKACQFIKDEIPHNDLNQTVSDAKSQWNEEVLSKVDVKTENQTQLEMLYTGLYHAHLMPSDRTGENPHWATEEPYYDDFYTLWDTFRCTHALISLILPSRQVDMIRAMIDIWRHERFLPEGRSHNHNGRVQGGSNSDNVLADAYVKKLDTNGLINWADGYAAVRTNAEIQPYNNFDFNDPTGSTKEGRGALDDWKKYGYVSVNYGRSVSKTVEYSLNDFAVSQIAKGEAPEEAATYLNRSTGWQKIWLKDAKALNFTGFLAPLEPNGTVLPGYSPLECGECNWQAISYEGTPWEYSFTAPHDMSTLITLMGGPVSFEHRLDTSFIPGLAEQDQGNNGIGDMIYNPGNEPSFMTPFLYNYVGRRQWKSVMRSKHIVDDYYHVGASGIPGNDDAGSMSSWLVWNMLGLYPVVTQPVYLVLSPRFEEITIRLGSDGGLLRITATGLEQGPYVQSLKVNGKEWNKSWVTHDDLLGENKPGGLLDFVLGTEPAEWDSGELPPSPGAL, from the exons ATGGGAGTGCTTTACAAGTATGCCGTTGGCCTCAGTGGCGCCATGGCCGGACTATCCGGACTTGCGCAAGCAAACGACTTCACGCCATACGTCGACCCATTTCTTGGCACCGAGGGCCCAGAGCCTGGGTCATCTTATCAAGGCGGGAACATGTTCCCCGGCGTAACACTTCCGTTCGGAGCTGTGAAAATCGGCATCGACACTACGAGATGGGATACCAGGTATCAAGCCAATGCGGGCTACACCGTCGAAGGAAATGTCACAGCGATTTCCATGTTGCACGTCAGCGGCACGGGAGGCGCTCCGACTTACGGGCTGATCCCACAAATGCCTCTGACAACCTTGGAAGGGGTCAATCTACTCGACAACTTGACTTACATGCAGCCAAGAGCTGAGCACGATGTTGCCGAGGTCGGATACTACAAGACGTCTCTGGCAAGCGGCGTCATAGCTGAGATGAGCGCCAGCATGCACGTTGGCATCATCAAGTACGAGTTCCCTCGCGACGGTGGCCGTCATATCTTGGTAGACTTGAGCCACTACCTCCCAACTCGTGGCAAGGAGTCTCAATGGTACAGCAATGGTCTTTTGGAACGCAGCGATGATGGTTCTTCCTACACTGGTTATGGTGTGTACAGGGAAGGCTGGTCTCTTG GCGGCGACTTCAAGGTCTACTTCTGTGGACAGTTTGATAGCGTGCCTGAAGACGTCGGACTATTTTCTGGCATCTACACGGACCCGTATTGGCCGAATACTACAGATGTCAAACCATTCTATAATAACGACACGTCGATTAAAGGTGGCGTGGATGGATACCAGTATGCCGATCGAGTTGGAGGCATCTTTACGTTTCCATCTAGTGTCGCTACCCTGACATCCAAAGTTGGAGTTTCGTGGATTTCGTCCGAGAAAGCTTGTCAATTCATCAAAGATGAGATTCCCCACAATGACCTTAACCAGACGGTCAGCGACGCAAAGTCTCAATGGAACGAAGAAGTACTCTCCAAGGTTGATGTCAAGACTGAGAACCAGACGCAGTTAGAAATGCTGTACACTGGACTTTACCATGCGCACCTGATGCCTTCCGACCGAACTGGCGAAAACCCTCACTGGGCGACTGAAGAGCCGTATTACGACGACTTTTACACGCTTTGGGATACCTTCCGCTGCACTCACGCACTCATCTCGTTGATCTTACCCAGCCGTCAGGTTGATATGA TCCGAGCCATGATTGACATCTGGCGGCACGAGCGATTCCTGCCGGAGGGTCGCAGTCACAACCACAATGGCCGTGTTCAAGGCGGCTCCAACTCCGACAATGTTCTCGCAGATGCCTATGTCAAAAAGCTTGACACTAACGGGCTCATCAACTGGGCGGATGGGTATGCCGCCGTACGAACTAACGCCGAGATACAGCCATACAACAACTTTGATTTCAACGACCCAACAGGAAGCACCAAGGAGGGAAGAGGTGCCTTGGATGACTGGAAGAAATATGGGTACGTATCTGTTAACTATGGCAGAAGCGTAAGCAAGACCGTCGAGTACTCTCTCAACGACTTTGCTGTGTCGCAAATTGCCAAGGGTGAGGCACCTGAGGAGGCGGCAACCTATCTGAACCGCTCGAC TGGCTGGCAAAAGATCTGGCTCAAGGATGCTAAGGCACTCAACTTCACCGGCTTTCTCGCTCCCCTCGAACCCAACGGTACAGTTCTACCAGGCTACAGCCCACTCGAATGCGGAGAATGTAACTGGCAGGCCATCTCTTATGAAGGCACGCCATGGGAGTACAGCTTCACTGCACCGCACGACATGTCCACCCTGATAACCTTGATGGGAGGTCCCGTCAGCTTTGAGCATCGACTCGACACGAGCTTCATACCCGGCTTGGCCGAGCAGGATCAAGGAAACAACGGAATCGGAGATATGATTTACAACCCCGGAAACGAACCCAGCTTCATGACACCGTTCTTGTACAACTACGTCGGACGCCGGCAATGGAAGAGCGTGATGAGAAGCAAGCATATTGTCGACGACTATTACCACGTCGGTGCGAGCGGCATCCCCGGCAATGATGATGCGGGAAGTATGAGCAGCTGGCTCGTGTGGAACATGCTCGGCCTGTATCCGGTTGTCACGCAGCCTGTCTATCTCGTTCTTTCGCCACGATTCGAGGAAATTACTATCCGTCTGGGCTCGGATGGCGGACTCTTACGGATCACCGCAACTGGTCTTGAGCAAGGCCCGTATGTTCAAAGTTTGAAGGTTAACGGAAAGGAGTGGAACAAGAGTTGGGTCACTCACGATGACCTACTTGGGGAGAACAAGCCGGGAGGTCTGCTTGATTTTGTGTTGGGCACGGAGCCCGCGGAGTGGGACTCGGGCGAGTTACCGCCCAGCCCGGGTGCCCTTTGA